The sequence below is a genomic window from Alosa alosa isolate M-15738 ecotype Scorff River chromosome 5, AALO_Geno_1.1, whole genome shotgun sequence.
tgttttttttgggcTAGGTTTacccaagttgtttttgttgccgtttttggagcctgctgtccacagagatcgcgttttatcacagtgtattcaggacacagacagctagctgttggttaggtgatgtttgcagtaagttacataaaatattttagcctaaaaaatgtgtggcatcgcttagagcacctttaaagtcTGTATCAAAGGGCTTTTTGCATAGCTTCAGGGACAAGGGAATGTATCTATATGTTCATTTTTTCAGGATAACAACATCTATCCTTCTAGTATCACTATAGGGAGCAAAAGTCATTCACAGCAGACCTGATTGATTCAATGCAAGATCAACGCTGGGAATCAAACGCTTCTCAAACTCCCAGAGTTTCTTGTCCACAAGCAACTGGTCTTTGGAGAGGCGTCCTTGCAGGGGGACCCTGACATGGATGATGCGGCAGACATCGAACGGGACCGCAACATCGGATCCAAACTGCTTCAGCGTGGTGTGGACCGAAGTCTGCTCCACTCTCCGAGGGTCAATCAGCAGCTTGGTGGGGTTGAACACGTTCTTCCTGTCTGGCTCTCTGTAGATGTGCTCCAGAATGTTCACACCAGGCACACGCCTCCACTGAGGCAGACGAAATCGCCCAGTGTCTTCAAACTGCGTTTTGGGGAAGATGTGATTCTCGATCCTGAAGACCCCTGCATTGGGGTGTTGCTGCTGCAATGTGTCCATTAGCTTCTCCAGGCTGGCATGTTTGTAAGGCATAATGATCTCATCAAAGTCATTCAGCAGGAGGTACTTTGACTGGTACATATATCTGTATATGCATTCGTTCAGAGTGGTCAGCTGTCCGTAATAATGAATGTCACCGCGGTGCAAGTCATACTTCCACCCAGTAGAGGGCGTTAGGAACTTGTCTATTGGCCAAGGCACAACTTCCAGCATACCCTCTCTACTGTAATACCTGAGGACTTTCTCAACATCTGGGCCACAGCTGGTGTTGTAAATGACAACCCTCTGAACCCCAATCAGCTTGTACACCTCCATGGTCTGTGCAAACTGAAGGGCATTATTGTACTCCCCAAACAGGTTGGATATGCATATGGTGAAGTTATAcctaaatgattttaccttgacATCTTGGTTTTGGATTAGTAAAAATGTCAAATTGTGGATGGCGGTTTGGTCAGTTGTTATGCTGACATGTGTGGCTTGCTTTAATGATCCACTTGTGCAAAACACATCTGAAGTGTGAAAAGGAAAGCCGAAGTTGTCACTGTGCACGTCAACTTCTGCCGGTGAAGTTGTGCATCGACTCAGAGCCTTAGCATCAGTGATAGCATTATAATCAGCGTTAGCATTAGCATCATCATTGGCACACAGGACGCAGTAGAGCGGCTGCAGCTCCTGCCTGCAGATGATACTAATGACCCGGATGACTCCGCCCCGTCTGTGGTCCTTGAAAGCAGATACCATGAAGTGTCTGGAGCCTGGGATGGGGGTGATGGTCTCCGTGGGTGCCCGTTGCCGTGGTATCAGTGTAGGCTCTGCTGATGGCTGGTCTGTCTGCGGTTCAGACTCAGCTGAGGGTATTTCGCTTCTCATCAGGTTCACCAGGCGTATCACGTGCTCCCACCTCAGCACCAGGAGGAGGGTAAACGTGGTGATGCCAACCAGCAGCGCCAGCTTCCTCTGCATCATGTCTGTTCAGTCCACTGGGATTCAGCATCTGCAATCTACACCAACTAGGATGATGGGATAACACACATAATTACTTACAAGTACATACAAACAGACATTTACAGACATGCTCAATACATCAAAGTTGCCTTGCAAAAACTCAGAGTGCACCTGGCAGTGGTGTTAGtaattaaaggtacactatgcaagattttcaccttaaagaatcactatgcaggtctggttattccttcgctgtttctgggtttttgcTGGATTTGGGCTTGCATTTTTCACAACACAGCTCCCACTGCAGCTttggtagcaagtgactgctacgctaaacccccactaactagtgagctagccatcaagaaaccaagctaaaccatacctgtcaacatttagctttccaaaaacgggagatttttttagtgtttataccggatctgtgtttgcatatttaatacgtttcatacacgtgtttcaacactgcattttggtcgttgcttttaccttaccattaccttacgcatgccagttatgtatccgcCAGCTGCCTGCAgtctacagtgggcagtgcttcgacttggccagcttcccttgCGGAccgcgcgcgggatcacgcagcatcacgcgactttaatttgtatttttccagtgacgctgcaacgacgctgcaacaaccggcagaggtctcaagtgagcagggtgtctcgtaaaaagaaatggagctggaaaaccctacacagacttcactacagactttagcagactggtttagaaataatttaatagccagaaatatgcctgccctgccctaataaagaaatatttggttaacagcgagtgaatcccgtttgcagccattAGAAGAAACgtgggacaaattaaacattctggtttctctgagtgcaacgatgatagacagacatcatttggacaaaatatagagcatattaacctccgttgctcagccaaatgccttcctgttacgtcctgttatcacagagttacaggcgataaactatttttgatgttcacaagtttacttcattagcgtttatttctttgattattaaagagtgtttttcatttaaaggcttgactttgtgcttattcagtagagcatttagtgctctccccaatcccagacgttcacattgcatgtttgtttgtaatggatgcaaccgcgagatacgcttgtcataggcgccgataccgtagatgctccgtctctcgggcacccactgaacatcgagcacccacgtgtgccagcttacagtcccggctaaatttacattcatttaaaatcaaacatctcagtttatgttaaattcagcatctctcataatgtgactggatatgttgctgtcaattccctacttcatttactaaccaccaatgagagcgtctctcatatgaaaattcctgacacttcccacctgaagaattagcATAAGGCTTTGTCGGTCTTcagcccgaatgtttaaaatgtatatagccctgaatatcattttaaaagtagtctgacaaagcttattgttttgtgacacagctaaacactggtacctcatagaacgtctataacatagcctaggtggtcgcaactcacaaaagtaaagcagatagaaagaactcacgcaaatctagcctacaacacgcagacagctttatgTGCAGGGAGAGAGCTTGGCCAagactgtgctttatgattgttgccttctgatggtatcttgctaattcactgaactgcattaggtgacacaaatggtattgcctttatcttataactccttgtctgagcgactaccaggcctatggtttttaaaagtccgatgttccctgacaaagacattcgaaaattaagaagaagaaaataaatTTCTCAGAAtgtaggtctactaggcctacaataacgtcatcaccaaatacaccttttatttttagttgatcaaccacaaagagtagcataggcctactgtgcacagtgcactgacgactgtagcagcccaaggtaaccagttgtttcagatagcctggacaacatgttacctgggtgttgcctcagtttttaattaatggtagcctacaatagttaattgattcgcgtaacatattagttggctcaaagagtagggaatcaggatggagagtcgcgtgtgttgcttttagcttgggatcgaatccagtttaatgctagttttcaaaacatatattttgtacatgtcttttgtccaagtggctgtaatgtagcccgGCTCATGGCGTatggcgacttcaaaccgccctaaaacaacttgtttgtgaatgtctgacaactgctgcatgCCGCAAGCAAcaaaaccagtaggtggagaaaccagaaggcacacaacaccggaacgattttaaggccaTTTTGCATAGGctacccccactcaccggggttaggtttaaggtgttaatagacgattggcgtagcctacagtggactagggctgtcaaaattgctcaaaaatggcGTTCGAAtatccctctaaaataaacacatgtattgaatatattggaatatctaggctatattatttgcgcattatgtcagtgacgcgcatcatgtcatctgttttatggttattgcttgacaggggggatcccaagcagctttcagccataaggcatttcctaattcacccgacactgatattcaaaatgttgaaactatttcggcatagcctataagcagtttaattaaatgtaatgttagttgtaaacaaacgggctacttggtgaggcttggcctcatagatgcgctcgtgccttaaatggcaatacaaatctttgCGATatgcctattaactgaccgcccgattcacgttggctggggggcagggggggggccatcagacatttgttcccaagggtctatgaattgttaatctggccctgcccccaacgaacgcaactttccacctctgagacagctgaaaagaagtctagaggactcctaac
It includes:
- the LOC125294781 gene encoding uncharacterized protein LOC125294781 — protein: MMQRKLALLVGITTFTLLLVLRWEHVIRLVNLMRSEIPSAESEPQTDQPSAEPTLIPRQRAPTETITPIPGSRHFMVSAFKDHRRGGVIRVISIICRQELQPLYCVLCANDDANANADYNAITDAKALSRCTTSPAEVDVHSDNFGFPFHTSDVFCTSGSLKQATHVSITTDQTAIHNLTFLLIQNQDVKVKSFRYNFTICISNLFGEYNNALQFAQTMEVYKLIGVQRVVIYNTSCGPDVEKVLRYYSREGMLEVVPWPIDKFLTPSTGWKYDLHRGDIHYYGQLTTLNECIYRYMYQSKYLLLNDFDEIIMPYKHASLEKLMDTLQQQHPNAGVFRIENHIFPKTQFEDTGRFRLPQWRRVPGVNILEHIYREPDRKNVFNPTKLLIDPRRVEQTSVHTTLKQFGSDVAVPFDVCRIIHVRVPLQGRLSKDQLLVDKKLWEFEKRLIPSVDLALNQSGLL